In Phacochoerus africanus isolate WHEZ1 chromosome 1, ROS_Pafr_v1, whole genome shotgun sequence, the following are encoded in one genomic region:
- the LOC125129118 gene encoding 60S acidic ribosomal protein P1-like produces the protein MASVSELTCIYSALILHDNEVTVMALANVNIWSLICNVGTGGPALAAGAAPAGGLAPATTAAPAEEKKVEAKKEESEESDDDMGFGLSD, from the exons ATGGCCTCTGTCTCAGAGCTCACCTGCATCTACTCTGCCCTCATCCTGCATGACAATGAGGTGACAGTCATGG CTCTGGCCAATGTCAATATctggagcctcatctgcaatgtGGGGACTGGAGGACCTGCCCTAGCAGCTGGTGCTGCACCAGCAGGAGGTCTTGCCCCAGCCACCACTGCTGCCCCAGCTGAGGAGAAGAAagtagaagcaaagaaagaagaatctgaGGAGTCTGATGATGATATGGGCTTTGGTCTTTCTGACTAA